One window of Candidatus Mycobacterium wuenschmannii genomic DNA carries:
- a CDS encoding sulfotransferase family protein, which produces MRLNAAELLAAASAETGLHDYGDPTLPERFAVAVEHLNGLGMDSAGVDAAAEVCRWLLTSRLELLEDRNRYPIADEAVAAPMFVTGEPRSGTTLMHALMAVDPAARALRFWEVMYPSPPPGLTDENDPRRARADDDWREINAKMPKWLHSHPYNDMLGDGLPEDERTWAFDFRVMTPTAWWRVPMQSLVGGLVTDAVAQYRLHKAVLQQLQYARPRKRWVLKGFHGFRLTEMFEAYPDATLVWLHRDPVQVAASRTMMMADIADGMVGQVDLHALAKMHLDLTRVGVTNTMTKPMVDDPRILHVRYTDFVADQIATLRRYYEFAGRELTPAAEQAMRTYLAENRGDRHGKFRYSTQLLVDIGEDLDALHEEFAPFRARFGVEIENRG; this is translated from the coding sequence ATGAGGCTGAACGCCGCCGAGTTGCTCGCCGCCGCGTCCGCGGAGACGGGTCTGCACGATTACGGAGACCCGACGCTACCGGAGCGATTCGCGGTGGCCGTCGAGCACCTCAACGGCCTCGGCATGGACAGCGCCGGTGTCGACGCAGCGGCCGAGGTGTGCCGGTGGCTGCTGACCTCGCGGCTGGAACTACTCGAGGATCGAAACCGCTACCCGATCGCCGACGAAGCGGTCGCGGCGCCGATGTTCGTCACCGGCGAACCCCGCTCGGGCACAACGCTGATGCACGCGCTGATGGCGGTCGACCCCGCCGCCCGGGCGCTGCGGTTCTGGGAAGTGATGTACCCCTCGCCGCCTCCCGGACTGACCGACGAGAACGACCCCCGGCGGGCGCGGGCGGACGACGACTGGCGGGAGATCAACGCCAAGATGCCGAAGTGGCTGCACAGTCACCCCTACAACGACATGCTCGGCGATGGATTGCCCGAGGACGAGCGCACCTGGGCGTTCGACTTCCGGGTGATGACTCCGACGGCGTGGTGGCGGGTGCCGATGCAGTCGCTGGTCGGCGGCCTGGTTACCGATGCCGTGGCGCAGTATCGCCTGCACAAGGCGGTGCTTCAGCAGCTGCAATACGCGCGGCCCCGGAAACGCTGGGTGCTCAAGGGTTTTCACGGCTTTCGCCTGACCGAGATGTTCGAGGCCTACCCCGACGCGACGTTGGTCTGGTTGCACCGCGACCCGGTGCAGGTCGCCGCGTCGCGGACGATGATGATGGCCGACATCGCCGACGGCATGGTCGGCCAGGTCGACCTGCACGCGCTGGCGAAGATGCACCTCGACCTGACCCGCGTCGGGGTCACCAACACGATGACCAAACCGATGGTCGACGATCCGCGAATCCTGCACGTCCGCTACACCGACTTCGTCGCGGATCAGATTGCGACCCTTCGGCGTTACTACGAGTTCGCCGGGCGCGAGTTGACGCCGGCCGCTGAGCAAGCAATGCGGACGTATCTCGCCGAGAACCGCGGCGACCGGCACGGCAAGTTTCGCTACTCGACGCAGCTGCTGGTCGACATCGGCGAAGACCTCGACGCACTACACGAGGAATTCGCGCCGTTTCGTGCGCGATTCGGCGTCGAGATCGAGAACCGGGGCTGA
- a CDS encoding LLM class flavin-dependent oxidoreductase, whose translation MKVQPAAFLRTTLPLDWSRLADLDSGRYHSIWLPDHMVSFWPDSIWTPEFTDLATVSPSPHRHLDGLAVASAAAALTNNVPLVTSVVDTVRRHPAMLAQTALTIDHVAGGRFILGLGSGESENTLPYGFDFARPVARFEEALQVIRLLWESDGPVDFDGQFHHLHHARLDTEGYKGRYPPIWVGASGPRMLDIAGRYADGWWPAGAWTPEHYAEMLSAVRASADRAGRDPLAITPCFIQVCLIGNDEAALAEILQAPLVKAFLLQVSAETLRGFGFEHPMGPAWRGFQDIDPALLTRERILEFLAKVQPEMLLAVVPHGTPKEVAAKIKTFVDAGLRVPKILDYGAMAGLAYSAASAANVVAAEDELLALCGDIR comes from the coding sequence ATGAAGGTTCAGCCCGCCGCGTTCCTGCGCACCACCCTGCCGCTGGACTGGTCGCGGCTCGCCGACCTGGACAGCGGCCGCTACCACTCGATCTGGCTGCCCGACCACATGGTCAGCTTCTGGCCCGATTCGATCTGGACACCCGAATTCACCGACCTGGCAACGGTTTCCCCGTCACCGCATCGCCATCTCGACGGCCTGGCGGTCGCGTCGGCCGCGGCGGCCCTCACCAATAACGTCCCGTTGGTGACCTCCGTCGTCGACACGGTTCGCCGCCATCCCGCGATGCTTGCGCAGACCGCGCTGACCATCGACCATGTGGCCGGCGGACGATTCATCCTCGGCCTCGGCAGTGGCGAGAGTGAGAACACGCTGCCCTACGGGTTCGACTTCGCGCGGCCCGTCGCGCGATTCGAAGAGGCGCTACAGGTGATTCGACTGCTGTGGGAGAGCGACGGTCCCGTCGACTTCGACGGCCAATTCCATCACCTGCACCATGCCCGGCTGGACACCGAAGGCTACAAGGGTCGGTATCCGCCGATCTGGGTCGGGGCCAGCGGTCCGCGGATGCTCGACATCGCCGGCCGCTACGCCGACGGCTGGTGGCCAGCCGGGGCGTGGACGCCGGAGCACTACGCCGAGATGCTCTCCGCCGTAAGGGCTTCCGCCGATCGCGCGGGCCGCGACCCGCTGGCGATTACGCCGTGCTTCATCCAGGTGTGCCTGATCGGCAACGACGAGGCCGCGCTCGCCGAGATCCTGCAGGCCCCGCTGGTGAAGGCCTTCCTGCTACAGGTGTCGGCGGAGACGTTGCGCGGCTTCGGATTTGAGCATCCGATGGGCCCGGCCTGGCGCGGCTTCCAGGACATCGACCCGGCGCTGCTGACCCGCGAGCGAATTCTGGAGTTCCTGGCCAAGGTGCAGCCGGAGATGTTGCTGGCGGTCGTGCCGCACGGGACACCGAAGGAGGTGGCCGCGAAGATCAAGACATTTGTAGACGCAGGTCTGCGGGTGCCCAAGATCCTGGATTACGGCGCGATGGCCGGGCTGGCCTACTCGGCGGCATCGGCGGCGAATGTCGTTGCGGCAGAAGACGAATTGCTCGCGTTGTGCGGAGATATCCGATGA
- a CDS encoding inositol-3-phosphate synthase produces the protein MSEQNAPQASTEVRVAIVGVGNCASSLVQGVQYYYDADENSSVPGLMHVKFGQYHVRDVKFVAAFDVDAKKVGFDLSEAIFASENNTIKIADVPPTNITVQRGPTLDGIGKYYADTIDLSDAEPVDVVQVLKDNAVDVLVSYLPVGSDEADKFYAQCAIDAGVAFVNALPVFIASDPVWAKKFADAGVPIVGDDIKSQVGATITHRVMAKLFEDRGVTLDRTYQLNVGGNMDFKNMLERERLQSKKVSKTQAVTSNLTGTLAGKVEDKNVHIGPSDHVAWLDDRKWAYVRLEGRAFGDAPLNLEYKLEVWDSPNSAGIIIDAVRAAKIAKDRGIGGPVIPASAYLMKSPPQQLPDDIARAQLEEFIIEG, from the coding sequence ATGAGTGAGCAGAACGCGCCGCAGGCGTCCACCGAGGTCCGAGTCGCCATTGTCGGAGTCGGCAACTGCGCGTCCTCGCTGGTACAGGGCGTCCAGTACTACTACGACGCCGACGAGAACAGCAGCGTGCCCGGCCTGATGCACGTGAAGTTCGGCCAGTACCACGTCCGCGACGTCAAGTTCGTCGCCGCGTTCGACGTGGACGCCAAGAAGGTCGGCTTCGACCTCTCCGAGGCGATCTTCGCGTCGGAGAACAACACCATCAAGATCGCGGACGTGCCGCCGACCAACATCACTGTGCAGCGCGGCCCGACGCTCGACGGCATCGGCAAGTACTACGCCGACACCATCGATCTGTCCGACGCCGAGCCGGTCGACGTGGTGCAGGTGCTCAAGGACAACGCCGTCGACGTCCTGGTCTCCTACCTTCCCGTCGGCTCGGACGAGGCCGACAAGTTCTACGCGCAGTGCGCGATCGACGCGGGCGTCGCGTTCGTCAACGCGCTGCCGGTGTTCATCGCCTCCGACCCGGTCTGGGCCAAGAAGTTCGCCGACGCCGGCGTCCCGATCGTCGGCGACGACATCAAGAGCCAGGTCGGCGCGACGATCACCCACCGGGTGATGGCCAAGCTGTTCGAGGACCGCGGGGTCACGCTGGACCGCACCTACCAGCTCAACGTCGGCGGAAACATGGACTTCAAGAACATGCTCGAGCGGGAGCGCCTGCAGTCCAAGAAGGTCTCCAAGACGCAGGCCGTGACGTCGAACCTGACCGGCACGCTGGCCGGCAAGGTCGAGGACAAGAACGTGCACATCGGCCCGTCCGACCACGTGGCGTGGCTCGATGACCGCAAGTGGGCCTACGTGCGGCTGGAGGGTCGCGCTTTCGGTGACGCGCCGCTGAACCTGGAGTACAAGCTCGAGGTCTGGGACTCGCCGAACTCGGCCGGCATCATCATCGACGCGGTCCGCGCGGCCAAGATCGCCAAGGACCGGGGCATCGGCGGACCGGTGATCCCGGCGTCGGCGTACCTGATGAAGAGCCCGCCGCAGCAGCTGCCCGACGACATCGCGCGCGCGCAGCTCGAGGAGTTCATCATCGAGGGCTAG
- a CDS encoding PadR family transcriptional regulator, with translation MLELAILGLLLESPMHGYELRKRLTGLLGAFRAFSYGSLYPALRRMQTDGMIAENAAPAGTPVRRARRVYEMTDAGRQRFSELVADTGPHNYTDDGFGVHLAFFNRTPAEARMRILEGRRRQVEERREGLREAIARASSSLDRYTRQLHQLGLESSEREVNWLNELIAAERLAQTSAEQA, from the coding sequence ATGCTGGAGCTTGCCATCCTGGGACTTCTGCTCGAGTCGCCCATGCACGGTTACGAGCTGCGCAAACGGTTGACCGGTCTGCTCGGGGCGTTCAGAGCATTCTCCTACGGATCGCTGTATCCCGCGCTGCGGCGGATGCAGACCGACGGGATGATCGCCGAGAACGCCGCGCCTGCCGGAACGCCGGTGCGGCGGGCACGGCGCGTGTACGAAATGACCGACGCCGGCCGCCAGCGTTTCAGCGAGCTGGTCGCCGACACCGGGCCGCACAACTACACCGACGACGGGTTCGGTGTGCACCTGGCATTTTTCAACCGCACGCCCGCCGAGGCGCGGATGCGCATCCTGGAGGGCCGTCGCCGCCAGGTCGAAGAACGACGAGAAGGTCTGCGTGAAGCCATTGCGCGGGCCAGTAGCTCTCTGGACCGCTACACCCGCCAGCTGCACCAACTCGGGCTGGAGTCCAGCGAGCGTGAAGTCAACTGGCTCAACGAGCTGATCGCGGCCGAACGTTTAGCGCAGACAAGCGCTGAGCAGGCCTGA
- a CDS encoding DUF1707 SHOCT-like domain-containing protein: MAKWLAAPGARGATAGTRARDSDRQDACRLLDDALNSGELSMEEHRERVKAATNAVTLGDLRKLVDDLQSDGGASSALQSRETPVGLLGYVRARIRRAGLPALVVALLAGLVFGIGIGWGIYSDSSSPFTVSSDPGARPDGVAPVVLKPPTQLHSVGGLTGLIEQARKRFGNVIGYRLLVYPTYASIDRPDPSDDRRILDSDYRGGWDDPTNKAKSGIDSPDPVDLSAFDIPTVIGILRGAPDTLHIKQAEVKNTYLIIEPAPRPVTPGALQLSVHVSSDFGSGSLTFAGDGTIKRVDLP, from the coding sequence GTGGCTAAGTGGCTTGCAGCGCCCGGGGCTCGCGGCGCTACGGCGGGAACCCGCGCCCGAGACAGCGACCGGCAGGACGCCTGCCGGCTGTTGGACGACGCGCTCAACAGCGGTGAGCTCTCCATGGAGGAGCACCGCGAGCGGGTGAAGGCCGCCACCAACGCCGTGACGTTGGGCGATCTCCGAAAACTGGTCGACGACCTACAGTCCGACGGCGGCGCCTCGTCCGCGCTGCAGTCACGGGAAACGCCCGTCGGGCTGCTCGGCTATGTGCGCGCCCGCATCAGGCGCGCCGGACTGCCCGCTCTGGTGGTCGCCCTGCTCGCGGGACTCGTCTTCGGCATCGGGATCGGTTGGGGCATCTACAGCGACTCCAGCTCCCCGTTCACGGTCTCCTCTGACCCCGGCGCCCGGCCGGACGGCGTCGCCCCGGTGGTGCTGAAGCCGCCCACGCAACTTCATTCGGTCGGCGGGCTGACCGGCCTGATCGAGCAGGCACGCAAGCGGTTCGGCAACGTCATCGGCTACCGGCTGCTCGTCTACCCGACCTATGCGTCCATTGACCGCCCCGACCCGTCGGACGACCGGCGGATTCTCGACTCGGACTACCGCGGCGGCTGGGACGACCCGACGAACAAGGCCAAGAGCGGCATCGATTCGCCCGATCCGGTGGACCTCAGCGCGTTCGACATCCCGACGGTCATCGGCATCCTGCGTGGCGCACCCGACACCCTGCACATCAAGCAGGCCGAGGTGAAGAACACCTACTTGATCATCGAGCCCGCGCCCCGGCCGGTGACGCCGGGAGCGTTGCAGCTGTCGGTGCACGTCTCCAGCGACTTCGGTAGCGGCTCGCTCACCTTCGCCGGTGACGGCACCATCAAACGGGTGGATCTGCCGTAG
- a CDS encoding DUF5318 family protein, which produces MRLQRQVVDYALKRRSLLAEVYSGRTGVTEVCDANPYLLRAAKYHGKVSAVMCPICRKEQLTLVSWVFGEHLGAVSGSARSAEELVLLASRFEEFAVHVVEVCRTCSWNHLVKSYVLGATPAARPPRKRSTRTARDGARTASE; this is translated from the coding sequence GTGCGGTTGCAGCGGCAGGTGGTGGACTACGCGCTCAAGCGCCGGTCGCTGCTCGCGGAGGTCTACTCCGGCCGCACCGGCGTCACCGAGGTCTGCGACGCCAACCCCTACCTGCTGCGCGCCGCCAAGTATCACGGCAAGGTCAGCGCGGTCATGTGCCCGATCTGCCGCAAGGAGCAGTTGACGCTGGTCTCGTGGGTGTTCGGCGAACACCTCGGCGCCGTGTCAGGGTCTGCGCGGTCTGCCGAAGAGCTTGTCTTGCTAGCGTCGCGGTTCGAAGAATTCGCGGTACATGTGGTGGAGGTATGTCGAACCTGCAGCTGGAATCACTTGGTCAAGTCGTATGTGCTCGGCGCGACACCCGCGGCACGTCCGCCGCGCAAGCGCAGCACCCGGACGGCGCGCGACGGCGCCCGCACGGCCAGTGAATAA
- a CDS encoding glycosyltransferase family 87 protein: MTVAEADQAGISPRRLAADLRSADDRDCPSRNDFLGSALSNVIGGPVGRHAIIGRTRTLTPLRVMFMIALVFLALGWSTKAPCLQTVGTGPGDQRVANWQNQRAYYELCYSDTVPLYGAELLSQGRFPYKSSWIERDNSGKPQTRYDGKPAVRYMEYPVLTGVYQYVAMSLAKTYTAVSKTIPLPVVAEVVVFFDIAALGLAVAWLATLWATAGLAGRRVWDAALVAASPLVIFQIFTNFDALATAFALGGLLAWARRRPVLAGMLIGLGGAAKLYPLLLLGPLLVLGVRTGRLREVARTGAAAAVTWLLVNLPVLLLFPRGWSEFFRLNARRGEDMDSLFNVVKSFTGWAGFDPDAGFWEPPKVLNNVVLALFVVACAAIAYVALTAPRRPRVAQLAFLVVAAFLLTNKVWSPQFSLWLVPLAVLALPHRRILLVWMTIDALVWVPRMYYLYSVPDRGLPQQWFTTTVLLRDIAVLVLCALVVRQIYRTEDDLVRWGGRVDDPAGGVFDRAPDAPSEALPAWLRPRGLQRATASAPATEATASNVH; the protein is encoded by the coding sequence GTGACCGTCGCCGAGGCGGATCAGGCCGGCATCTCACCGCGGCGACTGGCCGCCGACCTACGCTCCGCCGACGATCGAGATTGCCCGAGCCGCAACGACTTTCTGGGCTCGGCGTTGTCGAACGTCATCGGTGGACCGGTGGGTCGGCACGCCATCATCGGGCGCACGCGCACGCTGACGCCGCTGCGGGTGATGTTCATGATCGCGCTGGTGTTCCTGGCGCTGGGCTGGTCGACCAAGGCGCCGTGCCTGCAGACCGTCGGGACCGGTCCGGGCGACCAGCGCGTCGCCAACTGGCAGAACCAGCGGGCCTACTACGAACTCTGCTACTCCGACACCGTGCCGCTGTACGGCGCGGAGTTGTTGAGCCAAGGGCGTTTTCCGTACAAGTCGAGTTGGATCGAGCGGGACAACAGCGGCAAGCCGCAGACCCGTTACGACGGCAAGCCCGCGGTGCGCTACATGGAGTATCCGGTGCTCACCGGGGTCTACCAGTACGTGGCGATGTCGCTGGCCAAGACCTACACCGCGGTCAGCAAGACGATCCCGCTACCGGTGGTCGCCGAGGTGGTGGTGTTCTTCGATATCGCCGCGTTGGGGTTGGCGGTAGCGTGGCTGGCGACGCTGTGGGCCACCGCCGGGCTGGCCGGGCGACGGGTGTGGGACGCCGCTCTGGTCGCCGCGTCGCCGCTGGTTATCTTTCAGATCTTCACCAACTTCGACGCACTGGCAACGGCTTTCGCGCTCGGCGGGTTGCTGGCATGGGCGCGCCGACGGCCGGTGCTGGCCGGCATGCTGATCGGCCTGGGTGGCGCGGCCAAGCTCTATCCGCTGTTACTGCTCGGCCCGTTGCTGGTGCTGGGCGTCCGCACCGGCCGGTTGCGGGAGGTGGCCCGCACCGGCGCCGCCGCGGCGGTGACATGGCTGCTGGTGAATCTGCCTGTGCTGCTGCTGTTTCCGCGGGGTTGGTCGGAGTTCTTCCGGCTCAACGCCCGTCGTGGCGAAGACATGGACTCGCTGTTCAATGTCGTGAAGTCGTTCACCGGCTGGGCGGGTTTCGATCCCGACGCCGGCTTCTGGGAGCCGCCGAAGGTGCTCAACAACGTGGTGTTGGCGCTGTTCGTAGTGGCCTGCGCGGCAATCGCTTACGTCGCTTTGACCGCGCCGCGCCGCCCACGCGTCGCGCAGTTGGCATTTCTGGTTGTCGCCGCGTTCCTGCTGACGAATAAGGTCTGGAGCCCGCAGTTCTCACTGTGGCTCGTGCCGCTGGCGGTCCTGGCGCTGCCGCACCGGCGAATCCTGTTGGTGTGGATGACGATCGACGCCCTGGTCTGGGTACCGCGGATGTACTACCTGTACAGCGTGCCCGACCGCGGACTGCCCCAGCAGTGGTTCACCACCACGGTGTTGCTGCGCGACATCGCGGTGCTGGTGCTGTGCGCGTTGGTGGTCCGCCAGATCTACCGGACCGAGGACGACCTGGTCCGCTGGGGCGGGCGGGTCGACGACCCGGCGGGTGGGGTGTTCGATCGCGCCCCCGACGCGCCGTCCGAGGCACTTCCGGCGTGGTTGCGACCGCGCGGGCTACAGCGTGCAACCGCATCGGCTCCGGCCACTGAAGCCACCGCGTCGAACGTGCACTGA
- the rpsF gene encoding 30S ribosomal protein S6, which yields MRPYELMVILDPTLDERTVAPSLETFLNVVRKDGGSVEKVDIWGKRRLAYEIAKHAEGIYAVIDLKAEPATVSELDRQLSLNESVLRTKVMRTDKH from the coding sequence ATGCGTCCATACGAATTAATGGTCATCCTCGACCCCACTCTCGACGAGCGCACCGTAGCTCCGTCCCTGGAGACCTTTCTGAACGTCGTCCGCAAGGACGGTGGCTCGGTGGAGAAGGTCGACATCTGGGGCAAGCGCCGGCTCGCCTACGAGATCGCCAAGCATGCCGAAGGCATTTACGCGGTGATCGATCTCAAGGCCGAACCCGCCACGGTGTCCGAGCTCGACCGTCAGCTCAGCCTGAACGAGTCGGTGCTGCGCACCAAGGTGATGCGTACCGACAAGCACTGA
- a CDS encoding single-stranded DNA-binding protein, translated as MAGDTVITVIGNLTADPELRFTPSGAAVANFTVASTPRQFDRQTNEWKDGEALFLRCSIWREAAENVAESLTRGARVIVSGRLKQRSFETKEGEKRTVVELEVDEIGPSLRYATAKVNKASRSGGGGGGFGGGGGSRQSAPSQGGGGSAGGDDPWGSAPASGSFGGGDDEPPF; from the coding sequence GTGGCTGGTGACACCGTCATCACTGTTATCGGAAACCTGACCGCCGACCCCGAACTGCGTTTCACGCCGTCCGGTGCGGCCGTCGCGAACTTCACGGTGGCGTCGACCCCGCGGCAGTTCGACCGTCAGACCAACGAGTGGAAGGACGGCGAAGCGCTGTTCCTCCGCTGCAGCATCTGGCGTGAGGCCGCCGAGAACGTGGCCGAGAGCCTCACCCGCGGCGCGCGGGTCATCGTCAGCGGACGGCTCAAGCAGCGTTCGTTCGAGACCAAAGAGGGCGAGAAGCGCACGGTCGTCGAGCTCGAAGTCGACGAGATCGGCCCCTCACTGCGGTACGCCACCGCCAAGGTCAACAAGGCCAGCCGCAGCGGCGGCGGTGGCGGCGGATTCGGCGGCGGCGGGGGATCCCGCCAGTCGGCACCATCCCAGGGCGGCGGCGGCAGCGCCGGCGGCGACGACCCGTGGGGCAGCGCCCCGGCGTCGGGTTCGTTCGGCGGCGGCGACGACGAGCCCCCCTTCTAA
- the rpsR gene encoding 30S ribosomal protein S18, producing the protein MAKSTKRRPAPEKPVKARKCVFCSKKGQDIDYKDTQLLRTYISERGKIRARRVTGNCVQHQRDVAIAVKNAREVALLPFTSSTR; encoded by the coding sequence ATGGCGAAGTCCACCAAGCGGCGCCCGGCGCCGGAAAAGCCGGTCAAGGCCCGCAAGTGCGTGTTCTGCTCCAAGAAGGGCCAGGACATCGATTACAAGGACACCCAGTTGCTGCGTACCTACATCAGCGAGCGCGGCAAAATCCGTGCCCGCCGGGTGACCGGCAACTGCGTCCAGCACCAGCGCGACGTCGCGATCGCAGTCAAGAACGCCCGCGAGGTGGCCTTGCTGCCCTTCACCTCTTCGACGCGGTAA
- the rplI gene encoding 50S ribosomal protein L9, whose translation MKLILTADVDHLGAVGETVEVKDGYGRNFLLPRGLAVVASRGAQKQADDIRRARDTKQVRDLEHANEIKAAIEGLGSVSLPVKTSGDSGKLFGSVTTGAVVTAIRKAGGPNLDKRVVRLPKGHIKAVGSHPITLHVHPDVDVKVALDVVAEA comes from the coding sequence ATGAAGCTCATTTTGACCGCTGACGTCGACCACCTCGGTGCCGTCGGCGAGACCGTCGAGGTCAAGGACGGCTACGGCCGCAACTTCCTGCTGCCGCGCGGCCTGGCCGTCGTGGCCTCCCGCGGCGCGCAGAAGCAGGCGGACGACATCCGCCGGGCCCGCGACACCAAGCAGGTGCGCGACCTCGAGCACGCCAACGAGATCAAGGCCGCCATCGAGGGCCTGGGCAGCGTCTCGCTCCCGGTGAAGACCTCCGGCGACTCCGGCAAGCTGTTCGGCTCGGTCACCACGGGCGCCGTCGTGACGGCGATCCGCAAGGCCGGCGGGCCGAACCTCGACAAGCGCGTGGTGCGTTTGCCCAAGGGCCACATCAAGGCCGTCGGCAGCCACCCGATCACCTTGCACGTGCACCCCGACGTGGACGTCAAGGTCGCGCTGGACGTCGTCGCGGAGGCCTGA